The Pyxidicoccus xibeiensis genome contains the following window.
CCCGCCACCTCCGCCATAGATCTGCCCCGCTGCCCCCGCGATGCCGTTGGCCCCATTGCCTCCGTTGGCGCGGATGAAGCCGTTGGCGCCCAGGGTGATGGTGCCTCGGGAGACGAGGGTGACGACGCCGCCGCCTCCACCTCCGCCTCCGGCCAGGGGCTGCCCGCCCGTGAGCTGCGCGTTGCGGCCCATGGTTTCGATGGTGCCATTGATGATGATGTTGCCCCGGGCCGCCAGGATGAGCCGGCCTCCGGCCTCCCCCCCGGTGGCCGCGGTGGTATTGCCGTGCTTCGGGCGGAAGCCACCGCCGGCGCCGCGCAGGTCGAAGCGGGTGAGCAGCGCGGAGCGCCCCAGGTCCAGGCCCCGGCCGCCCTGGTAATCCTCCGCGGCGGAGGTGGCGATGCCCCGGTCCGGCGAGTTGACGGACTGGACCTGCGGCTCCGGGTTGACGGCGATGACGCCCGTCGGCCCGACGATGATGTCGCCGGTGGCGCGAATCGTGGTGCCGCTCGCCAGGATGAGGGTGCCGTCGATGCGCACGTTGCGGAACATCAGGTTGGCGCCATTCGCCAGGCTGCCGTAGCCGATGGCGAGGTTGCGCAGGGGCGAGGTGCTGAAGTGGGTGAAGTCCCCCGCGGAGCCGTCCCCGTACAGCGCGAGCGCTCCGGGCTCCCCCTGTGGACCGGTGTCACCCGCGGGGCCCTGCGAGCCCTGAGCTCCGGGAGCCCCAGGCGCCCCGGGAGCCCCAGGCGCCCCGGGAGCCCCAGGCGCCCCGTTCGCGCCATTGCACAGGTACCGCGTGGACGCCGCATCCGCCTCCCCTTCGTCCACCGCCCCGTTGGCGTTGCGGTCGACCGCGGCCTGGAGCAGCAGTCCTCCGTGCGGACAGTTCGTGCCCGGGGGCTCGGCCACGGTGAGCATCAGCGCGCCGGGCCCCTGCGGCCCCGCTGCGCCCATCTCTCCCGGAGGGCCCCGGGGCCCCGTCTCTCCGGCGGGCCCCTGAAGCCCCTGTGGCCCTTGAGGACCTTCGGGCCCCTCGGAGCCCCCCGCCGAGCCCTTGCAGGCAGCCAATCCCAGGAGCCCCGCGGTGAGCGACGCTCGCAGCATGCGGGTTCCGGAAACACTTGACGGTGGGTGGACGCGCATCTCGACTCCCAAGGGAAGCAGCGCGGCCGGAAGCATCCCGAGCCTGTGAAAGCCGCACGGGGTGCGAGGCCACGCACGTGGACGAAGACGACAGCGGCGCATTGTGGCCCGGTTCACTGGCGGTGTGCCAGCCGGAGCAGCTCAAAGCGCGACGTGAAGCGCGGCGCGAAGCTGGACGGAGGGCTGGAGCTCGGCCTTCCCGTCGTAGCGTGGCGCGTGTGTGACGCCCGCGGCGCCCTCCACTCCGAGCTGGAGTCTCTCAGCCAGCGGGTAGGTCGCCGCGACGAAAGGGCCCAGGCCTGGGATGATGCCCCAGCGCCCCGCCTCTCCGACACCGAAGATTCGGCCCGCCTGCTCCTCGTCCACGCGGCGCAGGGACTGCCACACCCACGTCGCCCGCGCCTCGGCGCCCACGGTCAGCTCCACCGGCCCCGCGGGGAGCAGCAGCCCTCCACCGAGCGCGACCTGCAGCTCCGTCTGGGACAGGGTGAAGGACTCGCGCTCCATGCCGGCGCGCGTCAGCCCCAGCCGGGCGCGCGCCACGCTCCGAGACCACCGGTGCCGCAGGCCCACCTCACCGAAGTGCGCTGCGCCCAGGCCCTGCAGCGAGCCGGAGGACACGGCGTAACCCACACTCGCCTCCCACGGACGCAGCGCGAGCGGTGTGCCGCCCCTCCACCGGGCGCGCTGGAGGGGCACGCGCAGGAAGTCGGAGCGCGTCAGCACCCGCTCCGCCCGCCAGCCGAGCTGCACGTCCACCGCTTCCGCGAACGTGCCCTCCGGGCGAACCACCCGGTAGCGGCCGGGTCGCACCGCCAGCCGGGTGGAGCTGCCCCGGGCCTTGTGAAGCTCCGCCACCAGTTCCTGCTGGTGGTCCGCCACCCAGAGGTGCCCCTCCACGTCCTCTCCGAGTACGAGGCTTGCGCCCATTCCCGCCGGCCGTGCCAGCACCCACTCGCCCCAGCCGCTCAGGCGGATGTCGAAGCTCGGGTGTTGCGCTCCGGCGCCCGACAGCGCGGAGCTGGCGAGCGTGTGCCGCCAGGCATGTGTGTACAGCTCCGCGAGGGTGACGGCGCCGTCGTCGTCAGCGTCCGCGAGCCCGCGCAGGCCCGCCAGCACATGGTGGGTGAAGAGCGCGCCGCGCAGGGAGGCCCACTCCTGGGCGGGCTCCCCTTCCGACGAGGCCATCAGCCACACCGTGCCCTCCACCTCGGACGGAGCCTCCAGCCGGACGGGCACCTCGGCGGTGCTCGGCGTGCCGCCCTTCGCCCGGGCGACGGCGGGCGTCCGGCACGCGTCGACGAGGGCGAGCCTCAGGGTGGCCGGCATGTCCGCGAGCAGTCGCCTCAGCTCGGCCAGGGGCAGCCGCGTCCCCGCCAGGTGGAGCGACTCCGCGTCCGCGTGGGCGGAGACATAGAACACCAGTGCCCCTGGCCCCTGGCGCCGGGCCCGGGCCAGCAGCTCGCGCGCACGGGCCAGCGCGAGCCGGACGCCGTCCGCGCCGCCCTCCGTCACCAGGAAGGCATGCTCGGGGGCCACGCTCCCCGCGTGCAGGAGCAGCTGGTGGAAGCGTCTCGCGTCCGCCTCCGCGTAGTCCAGCGGGGCCTCGCCGCGCAGCCCGTCGTCGCTGCCCACCACGACTGCCACCCGCAGCTCCTCCGGCGCGGCGTTCGCGGCCGACGCGCCGAAGCACAGCCACACGCCCAGCAGTGCGCCCCACCTCACCGCGCGGCCTTCCGGTGCACGTGTGATGCGGACTGCCCCGGCAGCTCGGGAGGCTCGAAGCCCAGCCCCCCTGCCTGCTCGAAAGCACGCCGCAGTGCCAGCTCGACCTCGCGCGCCTCCAGCGGCTCCCGGCTGAAGAACAGGGTGATGCGCTCCTCGCCCGTCCAGTCATCCAGCGTGACGCTTCCCGGAAGCACCTGCGCTCCCGCGTGCACGGACACGCTGCGCCCACCGCTCGCGGGGAAGTACGTCGAGATCAGCCCTGCTTCGTCGATGTTGGCGATGAAGACATGGCCCGCCTCGGGCGCGAACACGCGGAAGCGCAGCACATCCCCGGGCCGGAGCACCTCGCCAGGACTGAAGGGCGCGGCGGGCTGCCCCTCCCGGCTGACGAGCACCTCCAGCCGCACCGGAGTCCCACCCTTGAAGGTGACATCGGGCCTGCCCCCGCGCTCCGACCTGAGTCCCGGAGTCAGCAGCACCAGCGCCACCGCCGCGGCCACCGCCACGGGGAGCGCGCCGAACAGCCAGAGCCGATACCGCTCCCACACCGAAGGACGCCGCGCCGACTCCAGCACCCGCGCCGAGAATGCCCGCGCCGGCCGCGCCTGGAGGAACCGGGCCCGCTCCTCGCGCAGCGTCGCCACCCGCGCCTGGCAGGCCTCGCAGCCGCGCACGTGGGCGTCCACGTCCGGCGCGCTCGAGCTCCCGTCAGCCGGAGCGAAGGCCAGCAGCTCCAGCGCCTGGGACGCGGGGTGCCCCGCCTCTCGCGAGGCGCGCAGGGACTCGAAGTCGTTCATCCCGTGCCTCGCTTTCTCCGGCCACCCGTCAGCAGCTGGAGCCCCACGGCCTTGAACCGGGCCAGCCGCTCCTTCACCGTCTTGCGTGAGCAGCCGAGGCTCTCCGCCACCTCGTCCTGCGTCAGCTCATCCAGATAGTAGAGCACCGCCGCGTCCCGCACGGGGTCCTTGCACGCGGCCAGCACCTGCCCGAACAGGTGCAGCTGTTCGGAGGAGCCGGGCGCCACGGGTTCCTCGAGGACCGGCGCACGGGCCTCGTCGGTGGAGACCTGGCGCGCGCGCCGGCGCAGCAGGTCCACGCAGTGCCGGTCCGCGATGCGGCACAGCCACGGCAGCGGCTCCTCGCCCTGGAGTGTGTGGGCGTAGCGCCAGGCACGCAGGAAGACCTCGTGCAGCGCATCGTCCGCCTCGGCCTCGGACTGGAGGAGGCGGACGCAGCGGCGGTGCACGGCGTAGCCGTACAGCGCGTACCACTGCTCCAGCGTCGCCGCTTCCATTCACCTGCTCACGGGCACACGTGCCGCGAAGCCTCCAGCGACAGCGAGGTGGTCTCCGCCGGCAGCACGGTGAGCACGCGAGCCCCACCCGCCGCCGGGCGCGTGCCCAGGAAGCTGAACCCCTGGGGCAGCTCGCGCGGCCACGCGCTCCACGTCCCGCTGCCCTCGCGAGGCGGAGCGCCATCCACGAACAGCACCGCCAGCCCCGAGTCGAGCGACGTGGCCAGCACGCGCTCCGTGCCTGCATCCAGCACGCCGTTCCGGTTGCGGTCCACGAACGACACGACGTGGCCCAGCGCGACGCGGCCCTGGCCCCCCAGCGGCGCGAGCGCGTGCTGGACGGCCGGAGCCGGCGTGGTGTCCAGCGGCAGCACGAAGCTGGACGGGAAGTGCGGCTGGAAGGACAGCGGCTCCAGGACGGCCCCCTGCTCCGCTCCACACGCGGAGCCCGCCTCCCGCAGCAGCGAGGCGAGCCGCTCGGTGGCGGCGAGGTCCGGCGCCCACGCCAGGGCCATCGCCGTGGGGCCCAGGGCACTGCCAATCTCCGCCCTCAGCTCGCCCTCCAGGATGGCCACGGGCTCGACGGGGTACGTCTCATCCGCGAGCCCGTACTCGCCGGAGCACCCTGCCAGCGCCCCGCCGACGAGGGACAGGCCGGCGGCGAGCAGCGAGACCGGGGTGTGGGGCTGGCGCATGAGACGTCCTCCGTTGCAGGGTTCAGTCGCGTCGGGCGCGCTGGCGGAGCAGCACCAGCAGCGCCAGCAGACCGGATATCACGGGTGCGGCCCCGGCTGCCGAGGCGGCGCATCCGTGAGGGTCCTTCTCCTCGTCCTCGTCGATGCAGTCCCGGGCGGGAGCCCCCGGCGGGTAGATGTCGCACATGGCCTGCCGCGAGTCGGCATCGATGGCCCGCGTCGCGGACGGCCCCGCCGACGAGGTGGCGTACATCGTCGAGGCCGGGTCGGACGAGTGGTCCAGGCCGAGCGCGTGTCCCAGCTCGTGCGTCATCGTCCCCTGGAGGTCCTGGGTGGGGGTCGACGAGAAGTACACCGCGTTGAGCTCGATGTCCGCGTCCAGCAGCCGTCCCGTGCGCTGCTCGTAGGTCACCGTCGTCAGCGCCACCGTGGAGGGCGCGTGCGCCCAGCAGTCGGTCTGCGCCGGCTGGGTGCAGGCCCCGTCCCGCAGGAGGACGACGTTCTCGTTGGGCCCGTTGCGCGAGTAGCC
Protein-coding sequences here:
- a CDS encoding collagen-like protein, producing the protein MLRASLTAGLLGLAACKGSAGGSEGPEGPQGPQGLQGPAGETGPRGPPGEMGAAGPQGPGALMLTVAEPPGTNCPHGGLLLQAAVDRNANGAVDEGEADAASTRYLCNGANGAPGAPGAPGAPGAPGAPGAQGSQGPAGDTGPQGEPGALALYGDGSAGDFTHFSTSPLRNLAIGYGSLANGANLMFRNVRIDGTLILASGTTIRATGDIIVGPTGVIAVNPEPQVQSVNSPDRGIATSAAEDYQGGRGLDLGRSALLTRFDLRGAGGGFRPKHGNTTAATGGEAGGRLILAARGNIIINGTIETMGRNAQLTGGQPLAGGGGGGGGVVTLVSRGTITLGANGFIRANGGNGANGIAGAAGQIYGGGGGGGGGIVQFLTASAPSIANASNIVVTGGTAGNAGVSGSPTTLVAVGGGGGASGGDGGDGTKSTVAGGAAEPGNTGDFSTTVTAQPELIFY
- a CDS encoding caspase family protein gives rise to the protein MRWGALLGVWLCFGASAANAAPEELRVAVVVGSDDGLRGEAPLDYAEADARRFHQLLLHAGSVAPEHAFLVTEGGADGVRLALARARELLARARRQGPGALVFYVSAHADAESLHLAGTRLPLAELRRLLADMPATLRLALVDACRTPAVARAKGGTPSTAEVPVRLEAPSEVEGTVWLMASSEGEPAQEWASLRGALFTHHVLAGLRGLADADDDGAVTLAELYTHAWRHTLASSALSGAGAQHPSFDIRLSGWGEWVLARPAGMGASLVLGEDVEGHLWVADHQQELVAELHKARGSSTRLAVRPGRYRVVRPEGTFAEAVDVQLGWRAERVLTRSDFLRVPLQRARWRGGTPLALRPWEASVGYAVSSGSLQGLGAAHFGEVGLRHRWSRSVARARLGLTRAGMERESFTLSQTELQVALGGGLLLPAGPVELTVGAEARATWVWQSLRRVDEEQAGRIFGVGEAGRWGIIPGLGPFVAATYPLAERLQLGVEGAAGVTHAPRYDGKAELQPSVQLRAALHVAL
- a CDS encoding DUF4384 domain-containing protein; its protein translation is MNDFESLRASREAGHPASQALELLAFAPADGSSSAPDVDAHVRGCEACQARVATLREERARFLQARPARAFSARVLESARRPSVWERYRLWLFGALPVAVAAAVALVLLTPGLRSERGGRPDVTFKGGTPVRLEVLVSREGQPAAPFSPGEVLRPGDVLRFRVFAPEAGHVFIANIDEAGLISTYFPASGGRSVSVHAGAQVLPGSVTLDDWTGEERITLFFSREPLEAREVELALRRAFEQAGGLGFEPPELPGQSASHVHRKAAR
- a CDS encoding RNA polymerase sigma factor, producing the protein MEAATLEQWYALYGYAVHRRCVRLLQSEAEADDALHEVFLRAWRYAHTLQGEEPLPWLCRIADRHCVDLLRRRARQVSTDEARAPVLEEPVAPGSSEQLHLFGQVLAACKDPVRDAAVLYYLDELTQDEVAESLGCSRKTVKERLARFKAVGLQLLTGGRRKRGTG